The Chrysiogenia bacterium sequence CCGGCATTGAGATCATTGAGGAATCGGCGAAGAGCTCATCAAGCCGGAAGAAATTCCACGAGGCCATGGCTCGCGCCAGACGAAAGCGCGTCCGGCACCTCGTCTTCTGGGTCTGGGACCGCATCGCCCGAAACTATACCGACGTCGAGAAGCTTGAGGAACAGGTCCGCGACGATCTCTTCGTCCTGCACGTCGCCAACGAGCGGCGCGTACTTCACGCGCTCAGCACCGATTCCGAGTGGCTGACAGCCGATGTGAACACGCTCACGAGCAAACACTATTCGAGAGAGCTTCGACGCCGGGCCATCGAGAGCATGGCCGAGAAGGCCCGGGCCGGGTGGTTCCCCATGAAGGCACCGCTCGGATATCGCAATGCCAAGGCTCGCACCGCCGGAGGCGGGATCAAGGACCGCGGCGGCACCATCGAGACGGTTCCCGAGCAGAAAGCACTCGTCCGCCGCATGGCGGCGCTACGGATCGATGGCTACAGCCTCGACCGGATTGCGACAAAGGTGCTCGAAGAAGGCCTCGTGCCCCGCTCCCATGAACGGGGTTTCAAAGGCCCCGGCGCGGTTTCCAGGGTCGAGAGCATCCTCAAGAATCCCTTTTACCGGGGCGAGTTTCTCTGGCGCGGCGACGTCTACGAAGGAAGGCACGAAGCCTTCTTCACCCAGTCCGAATGGGAAGCCCTGCAGGCGACATTCGGGACAATCCCGGCGCATACCAAGCGCACCCGCCATTCCGCGCTCGGCGGCTGGCTCACCTGCGCCGACTGCGGCTGCCGGATCACCTACGATCCCAAGAAGAAAGCCAGCGGCATCGTCTACCACTACTACCGCTGCGCCAACGGCAGGAAAGCACACGAGAAACTCGTCTACGCGAGCGAGGAACAGATTCTCACGAACTTTGAGAGTGCCC is a genomic window containing:
- a CDS encoding recombinase family protein, translated to MNNQSLSATDLPSWLGASRRAVGIVRVSSHKQGDGNSPDVQRAGIERYATSLGLDLTGIEIIEESAKSSSSRKKFHEAMARARRKRVRHLVFWVWDRIARNYTDVEKLEEQVRDDLFVLHVANERRVLHALSTDSEWLTADVNTLTSKHYSRELRRRAIESMAEKARAGWFPMKAPLGYRNAKARTAGGGIKDRGGTIETVPEQKALVRRMAALRIDGYSLDRIATKVLEEGLVPRSHERGFKGPGAVSRVESILKNPFYRGEFLWRGDVYEGRHEAFFTQSEWEALQATFGTIPAHTKRTRHSALGGWLTCADCGCRITYDPKKKASGIVYHYYRCANGRKAHEKLVYASEEQILTNFESALDSIAIPEALARDIADYLGKTQKDSRAESRREAARLEREIDALEAKEDALYDDFRAGFMDEVAYKRRLEKLRADNRRAEEAMARTRSGNHADELITAKRILELASRAKSLWKSRNAHEKRQLLEKLLSNPQWDGASARYDLKKPFAVLAKMRTDGEWRA